From one Leishmania infantum JPCM5 genome chromosome 29 genomic stretch:
- a CDS encoding putative 40S ribosomal protein S15A: MTMMSVLANALRTIASAERRGKRQVLIRPSSKVVVKFLQVMQKHGYIGEFEIIDDHRAGKIVVNLNGRLNKCGAICPRFDCATTDYEKWMKNILPSRQFGFVVLTTSLGIMDHEEARSRNTGGKVLGFFY; the protein is encoded by the coding sequence ATGACGATGATGAGCGTTCTCGCGAACGCGCTTCGCACCATTGCGAGCGCGGAGCGCCGTGGCAAGCGCCAGGTGCTCATCCGCCCCTCCTccaaggtggtggtgaagtTCCTGCAGGTGATGCAGAAGCACGGCTACATTGGCGAGTTCGAGATCATCGATGACCATCGCGCTGGCAAGATCGTCGTGAACCTGAACGGCCGCCTGAACAAGTGCGGTGCTATCTGCCCGCGCTTCgactgcgccaccaccgactACGAGAAGTGGATGAAGAACATCCTGCCCTCCCGTCAGTTCGGCTTCGTGGTGCTGACGACCTCGCTCGGCATCATGGACCACGAGGAGGCCCGCTCCCGCAACACCGGTGGTAAGGTGCTCGGCTTCTTCTACTAA